The nucleotide window GTCAAAAGCTAAATTTAATTCTTTAAGACTATAgtaaatttccataatttttcctCTCTGTCTCAAGATCATTTTCTACTGGatgcatttattttaaaattatatataatcacatataatataaatttgaatatttaattttaaattaaaacaaatctATCTAATCACAAATAATAAGTCTTTAAATATTCaatctttaaaattaaaataaatttaaacacaACTCACTATtcattgaacttaaattctaaacacactcttccaaaataaaataaaaataaaaaataataataataaacaattctAAAGACAAGTAGACAAGTTGAATATTGCATTTTTAAGAATTTGGTCCCCATAAAAGGCACCAACTTTTATAAGAGCGCTCTCCATCTCTCTTCTATCAAAGTCCCGAAGGCAGAGATAAAAGAAATGGCGGAAACATGCGACTTCCTCGCAACAAAGAGGTAAACCCATTGAATTAAATTCTTTACATATCTTTCTCATAATAATTCTTTTTCTCAGATATGCAGTGGTGAGTGGAGGAAACAAGGGAATTGGATTGGAAATATGTAAGCAGTTGGCTTCCAAAGGAGTCATGGTGGTGTTAACTGCTAGAGATGAGAAAAGGGGGTTTCAAGCTCTTGACAAGCTCAAGGAATCTGGCCTTTCTCATAATCTGGTTTTCCACCAGCTCGATGTCGCAAACCCTATTAGCGTTGCTTCTCTTGCTACTTTCCTCAACACCCAATTCGGGAAACTTGATATCTTAGTATGTAATTTCTCctcctttttctttccttttttttattctaaaaatttcacctatgatttagtcatttaatttaaaaaatttacaaaatatcaatggattatttaaaaatttttatttaaatcattagaCTGAACTAGTGAGTTCTAAGCAACGATTTAACGATTAGTACGACGGATCAGTACTCATcgataagtaaaaaaaaaatacatcagATTCAAGTCAATCTGTTAATTTCATACATCAGATTCAAGTCAATCTGttaagtatgactcctatttcagtcaaatttgagaaataatattctagttaaactctgtttatttgtttcaatcaaactctaattagtctagattattttattatttttgaactatgtatttagcctataaatagactcttTTACAATATTAAAAAAAACTTATTAGAGATTAAAATTTATTAGAGAATTTTGTATTTACATTTTGAGTGTTTTTTATCTTCGAGTTTTCAGGGTTTAGAttttatctctatcttttgtactcttcgttcttttgccattatagtaaaattatattttcccgtggaggggttttttcacgttaaatttttgtgttcaatttttcaatttcttttactatttttacttgTTCTTTGCTTAATCGCGTCGATCCCCAACACAATCTGACGATCAATGTAAaagattaaagaaaaaaattgtttgaattttagTTTACAAATTTGTGACATTTAAAgttgttttataaaaaaaaattgaattgcaGAAGATAAAGGAAAAAAAAGCTTTTGATTGAatgacaaaaatataaatttagtaATAGTTTAATGATGTTAGATGGAATTTACCCTTTTTTGTTAAATTAACATAAAATGATGGTAATGGTAATGATGAGAAGTGTTGTAGGTCAATAATGCAGCAGTTGCTGGAGCGAATATCAACTATGAGATTTTAACTACCGCTGTTGAAAAATCGGGTGATTGGGTAAGTCTTAAGATTCCATCCTTGTTTTGAGTTGTTTTATGGAATTTAAAAGAATCTACTTTGTGGAAGCAGCCACTAGGGGAAGAAGTGTGGAATGAGATTATTACAAGTGAAACTTATGATATGGTCCAAGATTGCCTAAAAACCAATTACTATGGTATGAAAGCAATGGTTGAAGCGCTACTTCCCCTCCTCAACTTGTCTGATTCCGCCAGGATTGTTAATGTTTCCTCTAATCTTGGTGTACTGGAGGTAAACTTTTACTACATAACCTTCCACATACCATGTTACTCAACTTGCTACTACAATTGTTCATAGATTAGGAGCTGCAGGTTTGATTTGTATCAGGTTCGAACAAGGATATTCATATCTcaaatcaaatttaaattaaaaataaaaatatttttaaatttaaaatttcttttgattttaaacaatattttctattttcatttttttaaaatagctttatttttttaattttgaaatttgaaaaatgggtttgataaataaataaaatttattttcaataataaaatataaaaacatgtTTAGTATcgtaatgaaaatataaaataaaataaagttattatATTCGAACTAAGGTATGagattttacttttaaaattattgaACTGATAATAATATTTTTGCTTAAATGGGTTAGAATTAaggttgatttattgattaaatttaaatttaatttttttgttttaactttttcaattctacaaaatatttttcaatgaaaacaatgcaaataaattttattattttctaattttcacatatttttgttttataaaaaatattttaaaatttttcaacaacatttctttttcaaaaaaaaactaaaacagcCTCTGATTCTTAAATCTAATTCagcaattataatattataatttaaataattagtttatcaaaattttaaataagaattttcataaataataatCAATGAAAATACAACTTAATTAATGTTTATGATTTATAAAATTGtatattcaaaatttattaattttaacgaGGATTAATATCATTTAGattctatttttaaatatatataattttaaatagaataatgaaataaaatatataaaataagataattctgttaatttaaaaaattaaagaaatcatTAATTTGGAGTTGAAAC belongs to Gossypium arboreum isolate Shixiya-1 chromosome 7, ASM2569848v2, whole genome shotgun sequence and includes:
- the LOC108489577 gene encoding (+)-neomenthol dehydrogenase-like, translated to MAETCDFLATKRYAVVSGGNKGIGLEICKQLASKGVMVVLTARDEKRGFQALDKLKESGLSHNLVFHQLDVANPISVASLATFLNTQFGKLDILVNNAAVAGANINYEILTTAVEKSGDWPLGEEVWNEIITSETYDMVQDCLKTNYYGMKAMVEALLPLLNLSDSARIVNVSSNLGVLELMTCKWAKEVLSDVEKLSEERVELVLNKYLEDFRDGALKTNGWPTYIGPSTYIVSKAAMNAYTRILAKNYPPFCINCVHPGFVKTDITGNTGFSTPAQGAENVVRVALLPIGASSGFFYNCQQVSSF